From the Babylonia areolata isolate BAREFJ2019XMU chromosome 15, ASM4173473v1, whole genome shotgun sequence genome, one window contains:
- the LOC143290586 gene encoding IQ calmodulin-binding motif-containing protein 1-like — MTSPRPSSSDHRVLNLAKQLADTRERRMPAVLEKLKDILDTAPAGTPEGAQVRKEVWDYNILHMLIIIVRQDFSILPGEWRTAARLAMLISQVSRGLDLVGADRQELYEEQLPKAVSHLYLLAKHLQQHIINMTVSQETAKARTDLVVNFREVLDALIVLCNAHYFLCEEAMKSPWLLQLLMSDDPRTVNIVMAMMEKILRCDGKALSKVPEEGTHNLMDELVYKLTVHNDISIAASSVRCLLRFCESHKPLVEMLFSRYKGLRPLLRRWEGRGFERDLRQLYTLLESGSALRAQSQRKNEAASYIQAVWKGVLTRNRLRKADKAFSKFQRSYRLRKAEEDHKLLETRVQTELQRRLVANRQRLMIQLKEKHLQVLEILPADQIERYLMKEKSSAAVRIQTMWRGHRERSQLTRRQEVAQQVKAAIKIQRAVRQWMDRVERRQQKFPTHLKPSGLTDERRVQLQEVIARRRQEQPTARKTREEVEEIHKTAAAMLARHFATIRHSRKKQYQWENLLARLHTDSELLELAPALKDVTQKDVDMYSSRSLPVATKAKAQHSATLNHLQRPWWRRRQWEREDRDDLVIVDDDDDWDKEQFEDDLMLLMSTI; from the exons tctggagaaactgaaag ACATTTTGGACACGGCACCAGCAGGGACACCTGAAGGTGCACAGGTCCGCAAAGAAGTCTGGGACTACAACATCCTCCACATGCTGATCATCATCGTGCGACAGGACTTCTCCATACTGCCTGGGGAATGGAGGACAGCGGCCAGACTTGCCATGCTGATCAG tcaGGTAAGCCGAGGTCTGGACCTGGTGGGAGCGGACCGACAGGAGCTGTACGAAGAGCAGCTGCCTAAAGCTGTGTCTCACCTCTATCTCCTGGCCAAGCACCTACAGCAACACATCATCAACATGACTGTGTCACAG GAGACAGCCAAAGCCCGCACAGATCTTGTGGTGAATTTCCGAGAGGTGCTGGACGCTTTGATCGTCCTCTGCAACGCACACTACTTTCTCTGTGAAGAAG cgatGAAAAGCCCCTGGTTGCTCCAGCTACTGATGTCAGACGACCCCAGAACAGTGAACATAGTGATGGCCATGATGGAGAAGATTCTCCGATGTGACGG CAAGGCGTTGTCCAAAGTGCCCGAGGAAGGCACACATAACCTGATGGACGAACTTGTTTACAAGCTGACTGTTCACAACGACATCTCCATTGCTGC GAGCTCCGTGAGGTGCCTGTTGCGCTTCTGTGAGAGTCACAAACCACTTGTGGAGATGCTGTTTTCCCGATACAA aggtcTGCGGCCACTGTTGAGGCGATGGGAGGGGCGAGGGTTTGAGCGTGACCTCCGacagctgtacacactgctgGAGTCTGGCTCTGCTCTGAGGGCGCAGTCACAG AGAAAGAACGAAGCGGCCAGCTACATCCAGGCGGTGTGGAAAGGCGTACTGACCAGGAACCGCCTCAGGAAAGCCGACAAAGCCTTCTCCAAGTTCCAGCGTTCCTACAG GCTGCGGAAAGCGGAGGAGGACCACAAACTTCTGGAAACCAGGGTGCAGACGGAGCTGCAGCGCCGCCTGGTGGCCAATCGTCAGCGACTGATGATCCAGCTGAAGGAAAAACATCTTCAAGTATTGGAGATTTTACCGGCAG ACCAGATAGAGCGGTACCTGATGAAGGAAAAGTCGTCTGCTGCCGTCAGGATCCAGACCATGTGGAGGGGGCACCGGGAAAGAAGCCAGCTCACCCGTCGTCAGGAGGTGGCCCAGCAAGTGAAGGCAGCCATCAAGATACAGAGAGCg GTTCGCcagtggatggacagggtggAGAGGCGGCAGCAGAAGTTCCCCACACACCTGAAGCCCTCAGGACTGACCGATGAACGCAGGGTTCAGCTTCAGGAGGTCATCGCTCGACGCAGACAGGAGCAGCCG ACGGCTCGAAAGACgcgggaagaggtggaggagattcACAAGACGGCAGCTGCGATGTTGGCACGGCACTTTGCCACCATCAGACACTCCCGCAAAAAACAGTACCAGTGGGAGAACCTTCTGGCTCGGCTGCACACTGACTCTGAGCTGCTGGAGT TGGCACCAGCCCTGAAGGACGTGACGCAGAAGGATGTGGACATGTACTCCAGTCGCTCTCTGCCCGTCGCCACCAAGGCCAAGGCCCAGCACTCCGCCACCCTCAACCACCTGCAGAGACCGTGGTGGCGCCGCCGTCAGTGGGAACGTGAGGACCGCGACGATCTGGTGATcgtggacgatgatgatgactgggaCAAGGAACAGTTTGAGGACGATTTGATGTTGCTGATGTCGACGATATAA
- the LOC143290587 gene encoding uncharacterized protein LOC143290587, producing the protein MINLRRCVQQNSRRQMCRLLRLTRQLRMWIRPTSSASRRKIQTMKAAERVGEGEEQQWALVHMYQLNRLLCDLCCPECGETGLSVQIQDGQNAGFASLLSLRCDGCREYEKEEMPSPRIQDSQHKNVAFVVNPKMVVFSHEVGGSHAVLKTFAAMMGMPAMHLKTFQAHDKKVTAAEIGAGVTVLDDAATAIRQAYAEVDPDLQDALDRGEDPNINIVVSYDGTWMKRGFTSLYGVGICIDVLTGLVIDFVVLSKYCHACKVMEAKNLPDAEMAEWRRQHAGECCKNHDNSSKAMEVRAAEIIWRRSEEKFRFRYIEMLSDGDSSAFKAVQNVYHPLEVTKLECINHAHKQMGTALRKLAKEERLGGRGTGRLTEKKCDMLQDYYGNAIRSNTNNIDNMRRAIWAGLYHSMSTDEEPHHRQCPQGPESRCFYQRALAHGEQPGSHKDHASSTFVSIDVTHKMIPVYRCMSDETFLRKMTHGGTQNMNECLNSMIWGRCPKTSFMGMKRVEGGVARAVAVFNEGAFELVKVIRGSDFRSTVWTAWPGKVGPNPPLPPF; encoded by the exons ATGATAAACTTGAGAAGATGCGTGCAGCAAAACAGCAGAAGACAGATGTGTCGTCTGCTTCGCCTCACTCGTCAACTACGAATGTGGATCCGTCCTACTTCAAGTGCATCAAGGAGAAAAATACAGACAATGAAAGCAGCAGAACGAGTtggagagggagaagaacaacAGTGGGCTTTGGTGCACATGTATCAACTGAATCGGCTTCTGTGTGATCTGTGTTGCCCCGAGTGTGGAGAGACCGGCCTGAGTGTGCAGATCCAAGATGGACAGAACGCTGGTTTTGCTTCTCTGCTTTCGCTTAGGTGTGACGGGTGTAGGGAGTATGAGAAGGAAGAAATGCCATCCCCACGTATCCAGGACAGTCAACATAAAAATGTGGCATTCGTAGTCAACCCCAAAATGGTTGTGTTCAGTCATGAAGTGGGAGGTAGCCATGCTGTCCTCAAAACCTTTGCTGCTATGATGGGCATGCCAGCCATGCACTTGAAAACGTTTCAGGCACATGACAAGAAGGTGACAg CTGCAGAAATTGGCGCAGGTGTCACAGTTTTGGATGATGCAGCGACAGCCATCCGTCAAGCTTATGCTGAAGTGGACCCGGACCTGCAGGATGCCCTAGACAGAGGAGAGGACCCCAACATCAACATTGTTGTGTCATATGATGGCACATGGATGAAGAGGGGTTTCACTTCTCTGTATGGTGTTGGCATCTGCATCGATGTGCTGACAGGACTTGTGATCGACTTCGTTGTGCTGTCCAAGTACTGTCATGCCTGCAAGGTAATGGAGGCCAAGAACCTACCTGATGCAGAGATGGCTGAGTGGCGTCGTCAGCATGCTGGTGAGTGCTGCAAAAATCATGACAATTCCAGCAAGGCCATGGAGGTGAGAGCTGCAGAGATCATTTGGCGACGCTCTGAAGAAAAATTTCGTTTTCGCTATATTGAAATGCTCAGTGATGGAGACTCATCTGCATTCAAAGCTGTCCAGAATGTCTACCATCCCCTGGAAGTGACCAAGCTTGAATGCATAAACCATGCACACAAGCAAATGGGAACTGCCCTCAGGAAGCTGGCCAAGGAAGAACGGTTAGGTGGGCGTGGCACTGGGCGGCTTACTGAGAAGAAATGTGACATGCTGCAAGACTACTATGGCAACGCAATCcgtagcaacaccaacaacatcgacaacatgaGGAGGGCAATATGGGCTGGACTTTACCATTCTATGTCTACTGATGAGGAGCCTCACCACCGCCAGTGTCCACAGGGCCCAGAGAGCCGGTGCTTCTACCAGAGGGCACTTGCTCACGGCGAACAGCCTGGCAGCCACAAGGACCATGCATCGTCAACTTTTGTTTCAATCGATGTTACACATAAAATGATTCCGGTGTATCGATGCATGTCTGATGAAACGTTTCTCAGAAAGATGACTCATGGAGGGACCCAAAACATGAATGAGTGCCTGAACTCCATGATTTGGGGCCGGTGTCCAAAGACCTCCTTCATGGGGATGAAGCGGGTGGAAGGGGGCGTGGCAAGAGCAGTAGCTGTATTCAATGAAGGAGCCTTTGAGTTGGTGAAAGTCATCAGGGGCAGTGATTTCAGATCCACGGTGTGGACGGCCTGGCCAggaaaggtggggcccaatcctccccttccaccattttaa